Proteins co-encoded in one Spirosoma endbachense genomic window:
- a CDS encoding SusC/RagA family TonB-linked outer membrane protein — translation MKLVVLALTLLLPFFALAQQRAVRGKVTDTAEKSALPGTTVTVKGSTVGTVTDAQGTYQINVPDKNATLVFSSVGFQSKEVVVGAQQVIDVVLVADTKQLSEVVVTAAGIKRDKNALGYSVSTLDANQLAQKSEPDALRALTGKVAGVNIQGSGGAAGGATNITIRGNSSLGNNNQPLFVVDGVPFDNSSFGGTDGSVGGSTITNRAFDLDPNNILTMTVLKGAAAAALYGSRAANGAIIVTTKAGKRQSKKGLEITYNTGYSTETVAGLPDYQTSYGQGTNFDYRSGVFGSWGPPYQGITSLIPTRATIPHPLTTNNRYPSTVFPEFYQADGITPIQIPYQSYSQDNARKFFRTGSVFENALSVSTGSEKGNFTAGLSRTANQGVVRENQITRTAVNIGGNAQLDNKFYLSGALNYVNTDQVSPQVTAANGSGSSIMDILMFVPTSYDLTGFPNTNPLNGNNVYDRVGTDNPYWSVLNSPTLSKVDRYYGNVVLGFDPLPWLNVQNTVGFNAYTDRRTVVNGKGGDYFPNGNVTTDNIYRQELDNTLLITATKPINENIGLKVIVGNNVNQRLTERQVVFGDGIIFRGINSLNNTSVTIPRVLPNNRNDFKQRFFAFFTDISLDYKNFAFLNLVARNDVSSTLPASNRSYLYGGASASLIFTEAFKLPKNILSFGKFRAGYTRVGNEATPYQTQTVYIANPVLGAGASGTGTIASPFAGQSTLTESDLLANSLLKPEFITELELGTELQFFNNRIGLDITYYNKISTSQIFTVNAVPSSGYTQKVINLGKSSNEGIEIGLNATPVKALNGLTWTLSSAFTMNRNIVRDIGNLTELPYGGFSDLGSVHIAGQPYGQIRGSTYAKDDEGNILVNPNTGKPILSGKTAAIGNPNPDFILGVTNSLSYKGITLSALFDWKKGGDMYSFTAYELLSRGVTKDTEEREAILVGPGVLGDVNTLKPILDGEGKKIPNNIGIAVADYYFTGGFGPGGAAEVNVLDATVFRLREVSLGYQLPKKWLDKTPFGSAYLSLSGRNLWYLAPNFPKHLNFDPEVSSLGAGNSQGFDFIGIPTTRRLGVNLRFSF, via the coding sequence ATGAAACTAGTTGTCCTTGCTCTAACCCTGCTTTTGCCATTTTTTGCGCTCGCCCAGCAGCGAGCTGTGCGTGGCAAAGTAACTGACACGGCAGAAAAATCGGCATTACCCGGCACAACAGTAACGGTGAAGGGTAGTACCGTTGGGACGGTTACTGATGCACAGGGAACGTACCAGATTAATGTCCCAGACAAAAATGCCACCCTTGTTTTTTCCTCGGTTGGCTTTCAGTCCAAAGAGGTTGTGGTTGGCGCACAACAGGTGATCGATGTTGTGTTAGTGGCTGATACGAAGCAACTTAGCGAAGTTGTTGTGACAGCGGCTGGAATTAAACGCGACAAGAATGCACTCGGTTATTCGGTGAGTACGCTGGATGCCAACCAACTGGCCCAGAAATCGGAGCCGGATGCACTGCGTGCGCTCACGGGAAAAGTTGCGGGCGTGAATATTCAGGGCTCGGGCGGTGCAGCGGGTGGTGCTACTAACATTACCATTCGGGGCAACTCGTCGCTGGGTAATAATAACCAACCGTTGTTTGTGGTTGATGGGGTTCCGTTCGATAACTCCAGTTTTGGTGGTACCGACGGCTCGGTTGGCGGATCGACCATTACCAACCGGGCGTTCGATTTAGACCCCAATAACATTCTAACAATGACGGTGTTGAAAGGAGCGGCCGCAGCCGCTCTTTACGGATCTCGGGCCGCCAATGGTGCCATAATCGTGACAACGAAAGCCGGTAAGCGTCAGAGTAAGAAAGGGCTGGAAATTACCTACAATACAGGCTATTCGACGGAAACCGTAGCCGGACTTCCTGATTATCAGACGAGCTACGGGCAGGGCACCAACTTCGATTATCGAAGTGGTGTGTTTGGTTCCTGGGGGCCGCCTTATCAGGGTATTACGAGTCTGATTCCTACGCGGGCAACGATTCCGCATCCGCTAACAACCAACAACCGGTATCCTTCCACCGTGTTTCCGGAGTTTTATCAGGCAGATGGTATAACGCCAATTCAGATTCCATACCAGTCTTATTCACAGGATAACGCCAGAAAATTCTTTCGTACAGGTAGCGTATTTGAGAACGCACTGTCGGTATCGACGGGCAGTGAGAAAGGCAACTTCACGGCGGGTTTGTCACGAACCGCCAATCAGGGTGTTGTCCGGGAAAACCAGATTACGCGTACAGCAGTCAACATTGGCGGTAATGCGCAGCTAGACAACAAATTCTACTTAAGCGGGGCGCTGAATTATGTAAACACCGATCAGGTATCTCCTCAGGTAACGGCGGCCAATGGGAGTGGAAGCTCCATTATGGACATTCTGATGTTTGTTCCGACCAGCTACGACCTGACGGGTTTCCCGAATACGAATCCGCTGAACGGCAATAACGTGTATGACCGCGTAGGGACTGATAACCCATATTGGTCTGTCCTTAACAGTCCTACCCTGAGTAAGGTAGATCGCTATTACGGGAACGTTGTGCTTGGATTCGATCCATTGCCCTGGTTGAATGTGCAGAATACCGTTGGCTTCAACGCCTACACGGATCGGCGCACGGTAGTGAACGGGAAAGGCGGTGATTATTTCCCAAATGGCAATGTCACGACCGATAACATCTACCGGCAGGAACTGGATAACACCTTGCTGATAACAGCTACGAAACCAATCAATGAAAACATTGGACTGAAAGTTATTGTAGGGAATAATGTGAACCAGCGACTAACCGAACGCCAGGTCGTTTTTGGTGATGGTATTATTTTTCGGGGCATCAATTCGCTGAATAATACCAGCGTAACCATTCCGCGTGTACTGCCTAACAACCGCAACGATTTCAAACAGCGATTCTTTGCGTTCTTCACCGACATTTCGCTGGATTATAAAAACTTTGCCTTCCTGAACCTGGTAGCTCGCAATGACGTATCATCGACGTTGCCTGCCAGCAATCGAAGCTATCTCTACGGCGGGGCCAGTGCATCGCTGATTTTCACGGAAGCGTTCAAGCTACCCAAAAATATTCTGTCGTTTGGTAAATTCCGGGCTGGTTATACGCGTGTCGGCAATGAAGCCACACCGTATCAGACGCAGACGGTTTATATCGCCAACCCGGTTCTGGGCGCGGGTGCTTCAGGAACGGGTACGATTGCTTCTCCTTTTGCTGGACAAAGTACACTGACCGAATCGGATTTGCTGGCCAATTCTTTGTTGAAACCGGAGTTTATCACCGAGCTGGAATTAGGAACCGAGCTCCAGTTTTTCAATAATCGGATTGGGCTGGACATCACATACTACAACAAGATTAGTACGTCGCAGATTTTTACGGTCAATGCTGTGCCTTCATCCGGGTATACGCAAAAGGTAATCAATCTGGGTAAGTCATCGAACGAAGGGATTGAAATCGGGCTGAACGCAACCCCCGTAAAGGCTCTCAACGGATTGACCTGGACGCTTTCGTCGGCCTTTACCATGAACCGCAACATCGTGCGGGACATTGGCAACCTGACCGAGTTACCCTACGGTGGATTCTCCGATCTGGGCAGCGTACACATTGCTGGTCAGCCTTACGGGCAGATTCGCGGATCGACTTATGCTAAAGATGATGAAGGCAATATTCTGGTTAATCCAAATACCGGAAAGCCCATTCTAAGCGGTAAAACAGCGGCCATTGGCAATCCTAATCCCGATTTTATTCTGGGTGTCACCAATTCGCTGAGCTATAAGGGTATTACGCTGAGTGCGCTGTTTGACTGGAAAAAAGGGGGCGACATGTATTCCTTCACGGCTTACGAACTGCTTAGCCGGGGTGTAACGAAAGATACCGAAGAGCGGGAAGCCATTCTGGTAGGACCGGGTGTACTGGGGGATGTGAATACCCTGAAGCCCATACTGGATGGAGAAGGGAAGAAGATTCCGAATAACATCGGAATTGCGGTAGCTGACTATTATTTCACGGGTGGGTTTGGACCGGGTGGTGCGGCTGAGGTAAACGTTTTAGATGCAACCGTTTTCCGGCTTCGTGAAGTATCGCTGGGCTATCAGTTACCGAAAAAATGGCTGGATAAAACGCCGTTTGGGTCTGCTTATCTATCCCTTAGCGGCCGTAATCTGTGGTATCTGGCCCCGAACTTCCCCAAGCACCTGAACTTCGATCCGGAGGTTAGCTCGCTTGGCGCCGGCAATTCGCAGGGCTTCGATTTTATCGGTATTCCAACGACCCGCCGGTTGGGTGTAAACCTCCGGTTCAGCTTCTGA
- a CDS encoding SusD/RagB family nutrient-binding outer membrane lipoprotein, which produces MKVITLIRIASFVSLLFIGSACKEFIDINADPNNPTTPVLELLLPATQVSMTGSLRDVNQGTSILMQQLYTSNTSRNFQDGTDYQQSWNGLYTQVLNDIEIVIREGTKQQRWDYVSIAKLEKAYIYSLMVDLWGDIPFADASKGLTISDPAFESGATIYDKLFTLIDEALADANKGNFAIQPTTADIIYKGDKAAWIRMANTLKLKLFNQIRLVQPDKAKAGIAALLSANTPLITTNAQDFSFRFGTTETPANRHPWHRSEYQASKSYYMSQGFIERLFNTDDPRIRYFFYRQTSNYTVGFTPTGNGYFGRYTGDATASPNDNALKATVGVYPAGGLYDNGPINNLTSANVFITNAGATSAPKVVSNTDGTGAGVFPFMTNAMVKFILAEAALTLGTTGDAKQLFQDGITAHLNSVNTIASTSGNSAPAISAATITAFVANRTSQYDAADAAGKLNAVMTQKYIALYGNGMEAYNDYRRTGLPALPAPIAPLNTFPLRLTYSITELSTNANVSAKADQVQTAQQTTPVFWDK; this is translated from the coding sequence ATGAAAGTCATAACGCTAATACGAATAGCTTCTTTCGTGAGCCTGCTGTTTATCGGGAGCGCCTGTAAGGAATTTATCGATATAAATGCAGATCCGAACAACCCAACAACGCCGGTTCTGGAATTGCTTCTGCCCGCAACTCAGGTGTCAATGACCGGCAGTTTGAGGGATGTAAACCAGGGTACATCCATCCTGATGCAGCAGCTCTACACGAGCAATACAAGCCGTAATTTTCAGGACGGAACCGATTATCAGCAGTCCTGGAATGGTTTGTACACCCAGGTTCTCAATGATATCGAGATCGTTATCCGCGAGGGAACAAAGCAGCAACGCTGGGACTATGTATCGATTGCCAAGCTGGAAAAAGCTTACATCTACAGCCTGATGGTTGATCTGTGGGGTGATATTCCGTTTGCCGATGCGTCGAAGGGATTGACCATTTCTGACCCGGCGTTTGAAAGCGGGGCGACCATCTATGACAAACTGTTTACGCTGATCGATGAAGCACTGGCCGATGCGAACAAAGGCAATTTTGCCATTCAGCCAACCACGGCCGACATCATTTATAAAGGGGATAAGGCCGCCTGGATTCGTATGGCCAACACGCTGAAATTGAAGCTATTCAACCAGATTCGGCTTGTGCAACCCGACAAGGCAAAAGCGGGTATCGCTGCTTTATTGTCGGCCAATACGCCCCTGATCACGACCAATGCGCAGGATTTTTCGTTCCGGTTCGGCACCACCGAAACGCCCGCTAACCGGCATCCCTGGCACCGCTCGGAGTACCAGGCCAGCAAAAGTTACTACATGAGCCAGGGCTTCATCGAACGCTTGTTCAATACCGACGATCCCCGGATTCGTTATTTCTTCTACCGTCAGACCTCTAATTATACGGTTGGTTTTACGCCAACGGGTAATGGTTATTTCGGTCGTTACACGGGCGATGCAACCGCTTCACCGAATGATAACGCCTTGAAAGCTACGGTTGGCGTGTATCCGGCCGGTGGTTTGTATGATAACGGCCCCATCAACAACCTGACGTCGGCCAATGTATTCATAACCAACGCAGGGGCAACCTCAGCCCCGAAAGTAGTGAGCAATACCGACGGTACGGGTGCGGGTGTGTTTCCGTTCATGACAAACGCGATGGTGAAGTTTATTTTGGCCGAAGCGGCATTAACATTGGGGACCACCGGCGACGCGAAGCAGTTGTTTCAGGATGGTATCACGGCTCACCTGAACAGCGTCAACACAATTGCCTCGACTTCCGGGAATTCAGCTCCGGCCATTTCGGCGGCTACCATCACGGCCTTCGTGGCCAACCGAACCAGCCAATATGACGCAGCCGATGCGGCTGGCAAACTGAACGCGGTTATGACGCAGAAGTACATTGCGCTCTATGGCAATGGCATGGAAGCGTATAACGATTACCGCCGAACCGGATTGCCTGCGTTGCCCGCTCCCATTGCCCCGCTGAACACGTTCCCGTTGCGGCTAACGTATTCGATCACGGAGCTTTCGACCAATGCGAATGTATCGGCTAAGGCTGACCAGGTTCAGACAGCGCAGCAAACAACACCGGTTTTTTGGGATAAGTAA
- a CDS encoding M14 family metallopeptidase: protein MIRSILQPFAILLLGLTTVWAQIPSPKQHFGFNIGDDYQLATYTQTEAYFKKLAATSDRVKLVDIGPTEEGRRQYMLIVSSPANLKKLSHYKEISQKLARAENLNDDQARALALEGKAVVWIDGGLHATETVGTMQLIETAWQLASRKDPETMRILNDDIILLTHANPDGQEIVTNWYMREATPEKRSLDNVPRLYQKYVGHDNNRDFFMLNMKETQNIGRQLFVEWIPQIMYNHHQRGPAGSVLAGPPYRDPFNYVFDPLMVTGIDALGAAMINRLNAENKPGFTRLSGSVFSTWYNGGLRTTTHFHNMIGLLTEIIGDPTPEDVPLVPKRLLPNGATPFPVTPQKWHFRQSIDYSVSLNYAVLGYAARYRDEVLFNIYRMGKNSIERGSHDTWALSPKRIDAITNAYDSDPKKVVPPTNAALAQYGMIPKGGGMPMKYYDTVMKSPVLRDPRGFIIPAGQPDFATAVKFINALIRTGIQVQQATSEFAVAGKTYPAGSYVIKSDQAFRPHVLDMFEPQDHPNDFQYPGGPPVRPYDAAGWTLAYLMNIQFDRILDSFDGPFKKLPYGELQSPEGHVAGGVGDGYVLSARANNTFTAVNDLLASGVEVYRLPNGTGVKPASEAGAFYVPATPKSKSVLDKAAKELGLEVASLAKRPTTTMTKMAPMRIALWDTYGGSMPSGWVRWLMEQYHFPAKVIYTQDIDAGDLRKKFDVIVFVTRAIPPVGGKDVDIFSLLGSEAKPENTPAEYRPWLGKITADKSIPQLKTFMETGGTVITIGTSTNLAYHLKLPVKSALTEMTTTGQEKPLPGEKYYIPGSVLQMSVDSTNQATWGLPALTDVYFDASPVFKVAPDAIATGKVKPLAWFSTSKPLRSGWAWGQSYLQDGIAAFMAPVGTGKLYAFGPEITFRAQSHGTFKLLFNQLYSAGSAPGEATNGN from the coding sequence ATGATTCGTTCTATTTTACAACCATTTGCCATCCTGCTGCTCGGCCTGACTACAGTCTGGGCGCAAATTCCGTCGCCTAAACAACATTTTGGCTTCAATATCGGCGACGATTACCAACTGGCCACTTATACGCAGACAGAGGCTTATTTTAAAAAGCTGGCGGCCACTTCCGATCGGGTAAAGCTGGTCGATATTGGCCCGACCGAAGAAGGACGTCGGCAATATATGCTGATCGTATCGTCGCCCGCCAACCTGAAAAAGCTGAGCCACTACAAGGAAATTTCCCAGAAGCTGGCCCGCGCCGAAAATCTGAACGACGATCAGGCCCGTGCGCTGGCTCTGGAAGGTAAAGCCGTTGTCTGGATTGATGGCGGTCTACATGCCACCGAAACCGTTGGGACAATGCAACTGATTGAAACGGCCTGGCAACTGGCGAGCCGTAAAGATCCCGAAACGATGCGGATTCTGAACGATGATATTATTCTGCTGACCCATGCAAACCCGGATGGGCAGGAGATTGTCACGAACTGGTACATGCGCGAAGCCACTCCCGAAAAGCGTTCGCTGGATAACGTACCAAGACTGTATCAGAAATACGTTGGTCACGATAACAACCGCGACTTCTTCATGTTGAACATGAAAGAAACGCAAAATATTGGCCGTCAGTTGTTTGTCGAATGGATTCCGCAGATCATGTATAATCACCATCAGCGCGGTCCGGCTGGGTCGGTACTGGCTGGACCTCCATACCGTGATCCGTTCAATTACGTGTTCGATCCGCTGATGGTAACCGGGATCGATGCTCTTGGTGCAGCCATGATCAACCGCCTGAACGCCGAAAACAAACCCGGATTCACCCGCCTGAGCGGTTCAGTTTTCTCAACCTGGTATAACGGGGGCTTGCGCACAACTACGCACTTCCATAACATGATTGGGCTCCTGACCGAAATCATTGGTGACCCAACTCCCGAAGATGTGCCGCTGGTTCCGAAGCGGTTGCTGCCTAATGGCGCTACGCCGTTCCCGGTTACTCCACAAAAATGGCATTTCCGGCAGTCAATCGACTATTCGGTATCACTGAATTATGCTGTGCTGGGTTATGCCGCCCGTTATCGCGATGAAGTGCTGTTTAATATTTACCGAATGGGTAAAAACTCCATTGAGCGCGGTAGCCACGACACCTGGGCGCTCTCGCCCAAACGGATCGATGCGATCACCAATGCGTATGATTCAGACCCCAAGAAAGTAGTGCCGCCCACCAATGCCGCTCTGGCGCAGTACGGAATGATTCCCAAAGGGGGTGGTATGCCAATGAAGTACTACGATACGGTTATGAAATCGCCGGTTCTGCGCGATCCGCGTGGGTTCATTATTCCGGCTGGTCAGCCTGATTTTGCTACCGCCGTCAAGTTCATTAATGCATTGATCAGAACGGGAATCCAGGTTCAGCAGGCAACGTCTGAATTTGCCGTTGCCGGGAAGACGTATCCGGCTGGTTCTTACGTTATTAAGTCCGATCAGGCATTCCGTCCACACGTGCTTGATATGTTCGAACCGCAGGATCATCCCAATGATTTTCAGTATCCGGGTGGCCCTCCTGTTCGCCCATACGATGCCGCCGGATGGACGCTGGCGTACCTGATGAATATTCAGTTTGATCGTATTCTGGACAGTTTTGATGGGCCTTTCAAGAAATTGCCGTATGGTGAACTACAGTCGCCGGAAGGACACGTGGCCGGAGGAGTAGGCGACGGATATGTGCTGAGCGCACGGGCAAATAACACCTTTACTGCCGTCAATGATTTACTGGCATCTGGCGTTGAAGTATATCGCCTGCCCAATGGTACGGGGGTAAAGCCTGCCAGCGAAGCGGGGGCGTTTTATGTACCCGCTACACCGAAGTCAAAATCAGTACTAGATAAAGCCGCCAAAGAACTTGGTCTGGAAGTAGCCAGCCTTGCCAAACGGCCAACGACGACGATGACGAAAATGGCCCCGATGCGCATTGCTCTCTGGGATACCTATGGCGGGTCGATGCCTTCGGGTTGGGTCCGCTGGTTGATGGAGCAGTATCACTTTCCGGCGAAAGTCATCTATACACAGGACATTGACGCGGGTGATCTCCGGAAAAAATTCGATGTGATCGTGTTCGTAACGCGGGCTATTCCGCCGGTTGGCGGCAAGGATGTCGATATTTTCAGCCTGCTTGGTTCGGAGGCTAAACCCGAAAATACACCTGCTGAATACCGTCCGTGGCTAGGAAAGATTACAGCCGATAAATCGATTCCGCAATTGAAGACGTTTATGGAAACCGGTGGAACCGTAATCACCATCGGCACCAGCACCAATCTGGCTTATCACCTGAAACTGCCCGTTAAAAGTGCCCTGACCGAGATGACCACAACGGGACAGGAAAAGCCGTTACCGGGTGAGAAATATTACATTCCGGGCAGCGTACTGCAAATGAGTGTAGACTCTACCAATCAGGCAACCTGGGGTTTGCCGGCGCTAACCGATGTTTATTTTGATGCCAGCCCCGTGTTTAAAGTAGCTCCTGATGCAATCGCTACCGGAAAAGTGAAACCACTGGCCTGGTTCTCGACGAGCAAACCGCTGCGTAGCGGCTGGGCATGGGGACAGTCGTATCTACAGGATGGTATTGCGGCCTTCATGGCCCCTGTCGGTACCGGCAAACTCTACGCTTTCGGCCCCGAAATTACATTCCGGGCGCAGTCGCACGGAACGTTTAAACTACTGTTCAATCAACTTTACTCCGCCGGTTCGGCACCGGGCGAGGCCACGAATGGCAACTGA
- a CDS encoding M14 family metallopeptidase has product MNYYRHRLLLLCVALFSGLAAMAQVPKPADVFGFEPGADYKLANYKMLMDYYQRLDKASNRVQMVTIGKSVLGKPLLLLMVSSEANMKQLDRWRSVSEQLSRAKIDDAQARSLAASGKAIVWVDAGMHASEVASAQMMPELAYRMATEESSEMKKIRDQVVALLMVEMNPDGLDIVADWYNGNLGTPFETTQPPWLYHHYVGHDNNRDWFTNNMPETKAVSEVLYNQWYPQIVYNHHQTSPAWTRIFIPPFANPVNPQIHPAVTAGVNLVGTAMASRFAIKRMPGVVSQLRFSMWWNGGMRTVPYYHNQIGILTETAHATPSPRFYPPDSLPKTVGQGVTAATTGTEIFYADPWKGGQSHFRDAVNYMEEASMATLVLAADKREEFLYNIYRMGRDAIEAAGKEKPYAYIIPTGQWDKGEALNLVNMFRQSGVEVHRATQPFQVNSVSYAAGSYVIYGGQAFSPYVVDLMEKQVHPNQRLYPGGPPIPPYDLAGWTLPMQMGVSVAKIGTAFKAETELIKGLAPVVAGQVAESAGYGYLLSRNQNASVMAVNRLLKDGELVSMMPASAQSTDPKNFLIEKGASTDARIQKLAKELGVSFTAIASKPATVGKPLKLPKIGLYKSWVANMDEGWTRWLMETYGFPVDTLHDADIAKKDLSAYSAIIIPDQEVKRILNGHAANTMPAQYVGGLGLGGTVALQQYVSNGGTLVAFDGASDFAIELFGLPVKNVTDGLSSQQFYIPGSLIRTVIDTKHPLAYGMQPEAAAAFSNSRAFEVIRQVREGEGGREEVKAAPEPKVEVIASYAKKELLMSGWALNEDKYIAGKAAVVRAYQGKGTIVLFGFSPQFRGQPRGTYKLIFNTLYESTLPKNNGEQSAKSE; this is encoded by the coding sequence ATGAACTACTATCGTCATCGTTTATTACTGCTCTGCGTGGCCTTGTTTTCAGGGCTGGCGGCTATGGCTCAGGTGCCAAAACCCGCCGATGTGTTTGGCTTCGAACCGGGAGCCGACTATAAGCTGGCCAACTACAAAATGCTGATGGACTATTATCAGCGCCTTGATAAAGCCAGTAATCGGGTGCAGATGGTAACCATCGGAAAATCGGTGCTGGGTAAACCGCTGTTACTGCTGATGGTGTCGAGCGAAGCCAACATGAAACAGCTGGATCGCTGGCGGAGTGTTAGTGAACAGCTTTCACGGGCAAAAATCGATGACGCTCAGGCGCGCAGTCTGGCGGCTTCGGGCAAGGCCATTGTGTGGGTCGATGCCGGAATGCACGCATCGGAAGTAGCATCGGCGCAGATGATGCCCGAACTGGCCTACCGCATGGCAACCGAAGAGTCGTCGGAGATGAAGAAAATTCGCGATCAGGTCGTTGCGCTGCTCATGGTTGAAATGAACCCCGATGGGCTCGATATTGTGGCTGACTGGTATAACGGTAATCTTGGAACACCCTTCGAAACCACACAGCCACCCTGGTTGTATCACCATTACGTTGGGCACGATAACAACCGCGACTGGTTTACGAATAACATGCCCGAAACAAAAGCCGTTTCGGAGGTACTCTACAATCAGTGGTATCCGCAAATTGTTTATAACCACCACCAAACGTCGCCTGCCTGGACTCGTATTTTCATTCCGCCCTTTGCCAATCCCGTTAATCCGCAGATTCACCCCGCTGTAACGGCAGGCGTCAATCTGGTCGGTACGGCAATGGCCAGCCGATTTGCCATCAAACGAATGCCGGGAGTGGTGTCACAACTGCGGTTCAGCATGTGGTGGAACGGCGGTATGCGAACGGTTCCTTATTACCACAATCAGATCGGTATTCTGACCGAAACAGCTCACGCAACGCCGTCGCCCCGATTTTATCCACCCGATTCACTCCCTAAAACCGTTGGTCAGGGCGTAACTGCCGCCACGACGGGAACCGAAATTTTTTATGCTGATCCCTGGAAAGGTGGCCAATCGCATTTCCGCGATGCGGTTAACTACATGGAAGAAGCGTCGATGGCTACACTTGTCCTGGCGGCCGATAAACGCGAGGAATTTCTGTATAACATTTACCGGATGGGCCGCGATGCCATCGAAGCGGCCGGGAAAGAGAAGCCGTATGCCTACATCATTCCAACCGGGCAATGGGACAAAGGCGAGGCCCTGAATCTGGTCAATATGTTTCGCCAAAGTGGGGTAGAAGTACACCGGGCTACGCAGCCGTTTCAGGTCAATAGTGTCTCTTATGCGGCTGGTTCCTATGTTATTTATGGCGGTCAGGCATTTAGTCCCTACGTCGTCGACCTGATGGAAAAGCAGGTTCATCCAAATCAACGGCTCTATCCGGGTGGTCCGCCGATTCCACCATACGATCTGGCCGGTTGGACATTGCCCATGCAAATGGGCGTGAGTGTGGCCAAAATCGGCACTGCATTTAAGGCCGAAACCGAGTTGATTAAAGGACTCGCACCCGTTGTTGCCGGTCAGGTTGCCGAAAGTGCGGGATATGGCTATCTGCTTTCCCGGAACCAGAACGCCAGCGTCATGGCCGTTAACCGCCTGCTAAAAGACGGTGAACTTGTGTCGATGATGCCTGCCAGCGCCCAATCGACCGATCCGAAGAACTTCCTGATCGAAAAAGGAGCGTCAACCGATGCCCGTATCCAGAAGCTGGCCAAGGAACTGGGTGTAAGTTTTACTGCCATTGCGAGCAAACCGGCAACCGTGGGAAAACCGCTGAAACTGCCTAAAATCGGCCTGTATAAATCGTGGGTAGCGAACATGGATGAAGGCTGGACGCGCTGGCTGATGGAAACCTATGGGTTCCCGGTCGATACGTTGCACGACGCCGACATCGCCAAAAAAGATCTGTCGGCTTATAGCGCAATTATCATTCCTGATCAGGAGGTGAAGCGGATTCTAAATGGTCATGCCGCCAACACAATGCCTGCTCAATACGTCGGTGGATTAGGCCTGGGCGGTACAGTAGCCTTACAGCAGTATGTCTCGAATGGCGGAACGCTGGTCGCATTTGACGGTGCCAGCGACTTTGCGATAGAGCTATTTGGGTTACCGGTTAAGAATGTTACCGACGGTTTGTCGAGTCAGCAGTTCTATATCCCCGGCTCGCTGATTCGGACGGTTATCGATACGAAGCATCCGCTGGCCTATGGTATGCAGCCCGAAGCGGCCGCTGCTTTCTCCAATAGTCGGGCCTTTGAGGTTATTCGTCAGGTTCGCGAGGGCGAAGGCGGCCGCGAGGAGGTTAAAGCCGCGCCAGAACCGAAAGTAGAGGTTATTGCCAGCTATGCCAAAAAAGAGTTGCTGATGAGCGGCTGGGCATTGAATGAAGACAAATACATTGCCGGAAAAGCCGCAGTTGTTCGAGCTTATCAGGGTAAAGGTACTATTGTTCTTTTCGGCTTTAGCCCACAATTTCGGGGCCAGCCACGCGGAACGTATAAATTGATTTTCAACACTCTTTATGAAAGCACATTACCTAAAAATAACGGTGAGCAGAGCGCTAAAAGTGAATAA